TTAATCTGAATACAACAGATGAATAAACCGGTCTCCGGAATGCCTGCATGAGCTGATCAACATCACCCCACACTTCCGAACTGAAACCCGTGCTCCCTGCATCGAATACGCCCACAACCGTCCAGTCCCTCATGCCGAAACGGAGCGTTTCCCCTATGTTTCCCCCCTGGAATCTCTTTGTAATGCTCTCGCCGGTAATGATTTCAGTCGAGCCTGATCTCGGCATCCTCCCCCGGATCAATGTTATCTGGGGCCTGAGCAGCAAGGATTCCTCTGAAACCCCTCTGATGGTCACATTCGATTGCTGAGTGCTGCCGCGCTTTGGCATCGTAATAAGGACGACTACCTCTTTGGCGAGAAGTCTTTTGCCATCCTTCCCGATGGCTATTGACGGTTCCGTTTCAACAACGGAAGCTTGATTCCGCTCTATCCCGCTCTGTACTTCCGTGCCTGATCCTTTCCTGATTACGATAACATTATCATAAGATCCTGTATCGACAAGGGTTTTTTCAAGTCCCCGTGCAAGCATTAAAATAGCAGCAAAAACAAAGACAACAAGGGCCATGCCGGAGGCGGTGAGGATCGTCGTCAGCCGCCGCGTCCAAAGGTTACGAAAACTATATGAAAAAGGTATTTTCATTGCAATAACCAATAATTAAATTACAAATTACAAACTGAGGTTTTCATTCCTAAATTGCTCATACAGACCGAGTATTTGGGATTTGGATATTGGAATTTGTACATTGGAATTTGCATTTCCTCACCCGATACTCCTCAACCCCTCGGCAATAGGTATCTTAATGGCCCTGTACGTAGGAATCACTGCCGAAAGTATTCCCACAAGCATTGAGGCGGCAACACAGAGCAATAACGTCTCCACCTCAATATTAAATACCGGAAAGAATTCGCCCACAGCCTTACCAAAGGCGTTTGCCGCAGGGAATGTCAGCACGATGCCCGTTACACAACCCATCATACTGATAATAAGTGACTCCCCGAAGATAAGCCCCGCTATTCGCCATCCGCCAAATCCGAGGGTTTTAAATACAGCGTATTCACCGATACGTTCCCTGGATGTCATTGCCATGGTATTGGCTACTACTGCAAGAATTATGACTATCACAACAAAAGAAACAAGCCTTATGGCGGTGATAATGGCATCCGAAAGGGAAACGAAACTCATCTGAAATGCCTTTTCCGTTTCAGTCAGAGTTTCTGCAATGGAATTCTTAAATGTCTTATCAATATGAAGTGCCACCTGGGTTGACAACTCCGGTTTAGTCACACCTACCATATAAAAGCCTACCTGGTCCGCCCGTCCGGGGGCTTTCTTTTTTAGCGTTTCATTGAGATAATCCCAGTGAAGTAAAAACTGACTCTCATCGGTATTTTTGTCTTTCCCTTTATAGATACCCCTTAACACAAATTCCCAGTTACCGGGAAAGATTGTTCCTTTGAGGATTACGATATCGCCCATCTTCCATCCAAACCTTTCAACAAGCTTCCGTCCGGCAATAAATGCCTTTCTATCCCGGAAAAACGCTTTCTGCTCATCCTCTGTCAGCTTGTATTCAGGATGAAGCACAAGGTAACTCCGCGGTTCTACGGCAAAATTGGCAAAAAAGTTTTTTTCATCAACATATACACCACCGAACCAGTTGCCATAGGATACCGTGTTCACCCCTTCAATATGGCGGATTTTATCTTTATATGAGAGGGGGAGCGGGAATATGAGGGATACAGAGTTACGTGTTACAAGACGGCTTGCCGAGGATGCTTCAACCCCTGCATACCATGCACTGATAACGGTGCGCAGTAAACCGAAAGACAGTATGGCAATGGCAATGCTCAGAACGGTAAGACCTGTTCGTAGTTTATGGCGGAAGGCGTTTTTAAAGAGAATCTTGAGGATCTGCATATCGGGTATAGCTCCTCAAAACTATATCAAGAAATGTCAATTATTTCAAAGTATTCATTGAACATGTTAGTGACGAGGGTGCTGGAAGTAACACTCACGCCTGCTTCATGG
This genomic interval from Pseudomonadota bacterium contains the following:
- a CDS encoding ABC transporter permease, producing the protein MKIPFSYSFRNLWTRRLTTILTASGMALVVFVFAAILMLARGLEKTLVDTGSYDNVIVIRKGSGTEVQSGIERNQASVVETEPSIAIGKDGKRLLAKEVVVLITMPKRGSTQQSNVTIRGVSEESLLLRPQITLIRGRMPRSGSTEIITGESITKRFQGGNIGETLRFGMRDWTVVGVFDAGSTGFSSEVWGDVDQLMQAFRRPVYSSVVFRLRDSGEFGILKDRIEKDPRLTVEVKRETKYYAEQSEVMAKFLRILGISLTIIFSLGAMIGGMITMYAAVANRVSEIGTMRALGFPRGSILGTFLMESLLLGFLGGLAGLFFASFLQLFTVSTVNFQTFSELAFSFSLSPEIIMNSIVFSLIMGLMGGVLPAFRASRMNIVESLRKG
- a CDS encoding ABC transporter permease, producing MQILKILFKNAFRHKLRTGLTVLSIAIAILSFGLLRTVISAWYAGVEASSASRLVTRNSVSLIFPLPLSYKDKIRHIEGVNTVSYGNWFGGVYVDEKNFFANFAVEPRSYLVLHPEYKLTEDEQKAFFRDRKAFIAGRKLVERFGWKMGDIVILKGTIFPGNWEFVLRGIYKGKDKNTDESQFLLHWDYLNETLKKKAPGRADQVGFYMVGVTKPELSTQVALHIDKTFKNSIAETLTETEKAFQMSFVSLSDAIITAIRLVSFVVIVIILAVVANTMAMTSRERIGEYAVFKTLGFGGWRIAGLIFGESLIISMMGCVTGIVLTFPAANAFGKAVGEFFPVFNIEVETLLLCVAASMLVGILSAVIPTYRAIKIPIAEGLRSIG